In Penaeus monodon isolate SGIC_2016 chromosome 8, NSTDA_Pmon_1, whole genome shotgun sequence, one DNA window encodes the following:
- the LOC119576059 gene encoding high mobility group protein 20A-like produces the protein MMTTGGAGASNDNSPKKKGWPKGRKRRLLPKDSNAPKGPLSGYMLFMGDQREIIRQTNPGLAFHEITKLVAQRWAQLDTETKTKYLEAAEADKERYQKELEEYQKTDAYKNFIMKQNKEETPTPPKKPRKEVVEERKEEEEEEPMNPQSALEIPIFTEEFLNHNKAREAELRQLRKSNTDYEEQNAILQKHIESMKSTVEKLENETSQQRSNNAALQQHIETLRQTLTKAFKALPLPGTQEVPTEDSIDSYMVQLHSLIVNNPQQYQSLIQTVRGIVSQLALT, from the exons ATGATGACAACAGGTGGTGCAGGAGCAAGCAATGACAATTCGCCGAAGAAAAAAGGTTGGCCAAAGGGGCGCAAGCGAAGACTCCTTCCCAAGGATTCCAATGCACCAAAAGGACCTTTGTCAG GTTATATGCTGTTCATGGGTGACCAGCGAGAGATTATAAGACAGACAAACCCAGGATTGGCTTTTCATGAGATAACAAAATTGGTTGCTCAGCGCTGGGCCCAGTTGGATACAGAGACAAAAACCAAATATTTGGAAGCTGCAGAGGCTGATAAAGAAAG ATACCAGAAGGAACTGGAGGAGTATCAAAAAACTGATGCCTACAAGAACTTCATAATGAAACAGAACAAGGAGGAAACTCCAACACCCCCTAAGAAACcgaggaaggaggtggtggaagagaggaaggaagaagaggaggaa GAACCAATGAACCCCCAGTCTGCTTTGGAGATACCAATCTTTACAGAAGAGTTCCTTAACCATAATAAAG CAAGAGAAGCAGAATTACGCCAGCTTCGTAAATCAAACACAGATTACGAAGAACAGAATGCTATCTTACAGAAGCATATTGAGAGCATGAA GTCTACAGTGGAGAAACTTGAGAATGAGACCAGCCAGCAACGCAGCAACAATGCTGCACTTCAGCAGCATATAGAAACCCTCAGACAAACCCTCACCAAAGCATTTAAAGCACTTCCACTACCTG gaactCAAGAAGTACCTACAGAGGACAGCATTGACAGCTACATGGTCCAGCTCCATTCTCTGATCGTTAACAACCCACAACAATACCAGAGTCTAATACAAACAGTTCGGGGCATTGTCAGTCAGCTTGCCCTTACCTGA